The genomic stretch TTCCACATAGCTTGCAAGGTTAAATGTTGACAGGTCCTGCGTCAGCATCCTCAATGCATCACTTGCCTCGTCCGCCTGCCTTAGTGCATCATAAATCTCCATCTCAGTCCTGTTATAATCGCTGTTTACCAGGGCCTCTTTGTAGATATCATTGTAGTTTAACGCTGTCCCCATGAATCCGAGGACTTCTGACCTGAAATCCTCAGTAACCTCTCCTGTAACCCTGTCCACTTTCCCTATAGTTGCGGCTATTTCAAGAAGCTTTTGTTCAAGAATGGAATAAACCTTTTCTTCAATCGTCCCCTCTGCAACAAGATTATAGACCTGTGCCGTCTCCTGTTGTCCGTACCTGTGAATCCTGCCGATCCTCTGTTCAACCGCCATGGGATTCCATGGGAGATCATAATTAAACAACACCCTGCACACCTGCAGGTTTATCCCCTCGCCGCCGGCAGATGTGCTTATCAGGAATTGCGCCCCATCCTCATCCCAGAACGACTCACAGGCAGCTATCTTATCCTCCAATGCTCCGCCTTTAATCGCTGCTATCTTCCCTGCGCCATAATACTTTTCAAGTTCATCTTTCAGAAAATATAAGGTCTCAAGATATTGCGTGAATATAATCATCTTCTCATTCGTATTTTCCCGGCGTATCTGCTCTACTGCCCTGATGAGGGTATCAAACTTCCTGTCAGGCCCGTCATCAATCATTTCAATCAATTCCTTTATCTTCTGGTCCTCATTGGGGATATTTGCCTCTGCAATGATTGCATCCTCGTCCGTCTCAAGGGCATCCAGCGCCCAGTTGGTAATCTCCTCCTCAAACTGGGGACGCCTTTTAATGCGTTGCTTTAACTGAGCAATGTATGTATCCGCCTCCGTATAATCCATCTTCCCGTAACCGGCGGAAAGCAGGTCACTGACGACCTCTCTCATCAACTCCTGATACCTCATGATCTGCATAGAGATGTCGGCCCTTGTTATCGCCCCCCTCATTCCGCTCTCAAGCGCCATCTGTTTCCTTGCATAGATGGCAATAAGCCTCCTCCTTAATGCCTGCCGGATCGCCCTTGGGCTTGAAGACATGATCTTCTGAAATGTCGCCATGACAAAACCGACAGCCCTTTCCTGTTTGGTTGTCTTCTCCTTTCCAGCTCCGGCTGCAGTATACCCCTCTCTCAGATACTCTGTCAGGTTTTCGTAAAACCTCTGTTCTTTTAAAGACAGGCTGAACTTCTGGGAATGGACCTTCCTCTTCATAAAGATGGGATTTCCCGACGCATCAGTAACCTCCCTTTTGGTGCGCCTGAACATCACCCTGTTAAGGAGGCCCCTGTGGTCAAGCATTGCCTCAGGATTTTCAAAGAGCTGGTCATCCAATAGCTGTACCAAAGACCAGAACTGGTATCCATCCCCCTGATGTGGTGTCGCCGACAGAAATAATATATCCCGTGTAATCCCCTTTATCTTCTCTGCGAGTCTGTAGTTCTGCGTGGCAGTGATCTTATTCCCATATCTCTTGCGGCTGAGGTGATGCGCCTCATCAAACACGACAGTATCCCATTTAGGGCCTTTTACGAGCCTCTCAAGGCGGGATGTTTTTTTAATCGTGTCTATAGAAACAATGACATGGTTATGCCTCTCCCATGCGTAAGGATTGGCATCAGTGAAGTCCGACCCAAATATATCGAAGTGCATCCTGAAACAGTCCCTTAATTCGTTCTGCCAGTTCCGGGTAAGTCCCGCCGGACAGATAATGAGTATCCTCTCAGCCTCTTTTCTTGCGCTGAGCTCTCTCATAATCATCCCTGTCTCAATGGTCTTGCCAAGCCCCACCTCATCGGCAATCAGGAATCTCCTCCTCCTTGCCTCAACTATCTTGTGGGTCAGAAGGATCTGATGCGGCAGAAGGTCTGTCTTGCTGTTTGACAGCTCCCCGCCTGAGTTTTCGAGCGGAAATTGATATGCAAGCTGTTTAAGGAAGAACTCCAGGGGATTATCAGAGATCCCCTTTTCATATCTCTGAAAGATATCGTCTACCGGTTCAAGGAAGTCCTCTGGAAATGTCTCAAGGATCCTTTTCCCGTCTTTCTCAAATACTACATCAACCTTATAGGTTCCATCCCCTTCTGAAACCCTGAACACCTCACCTGAACCAAGTTCAGGACGGTATTTGTTTCTTACCTTTGTCTTTTTGTTTAGCATCAGCTTGCCACTGAAATCGGCCGTGTGATTTCAGCTTGATAGATTGTAACCTGTAAAATACCAGTCTGTCCCATTTGTGGTCTGTTTAGTGGTGTATCCGAAAATCAACTCAATATCAAGCCTTTCCCCCCGGTACTCTATCCAAAGGGTATCACCTTTAACAAGCCTGCCATTACAAATGATCTGCACCTGAATATGTTTTCTCTGAAGCGCGGAGGCGCCTGATTGCAGGACATTATGGATCTTCCTTGCCATTGAATGACGGTCTCCCGGGCTTGTAAGATAGAGGACGTCCTCTATGCCTGATACAATATATGAAGAAGAAGCCGGGATGTCATTCGCCTCGTTTCTTATCTCCCTGAGAAAGTCAATAAAACCTATCCTGTTTTCGTAAGGCGTTATACCTTCCGGATTGTATGGTCTGACTGAAGAACGTTCTATAATCTCATATCCAGGCATATGACTTCATTCACCTTTTTTCCCTAATCTCTTCCTTATCCATGCAGGGTTTCTGCGGCAGTCAAGAACAGCATATACAAGCGCGGTTTGATCCTCAACACGGTAATACACTGCAAATGGAAATCGCTTTGACAGCAAACGATGGTACTTCTCAAAATGCACAGAATGAATACCTGCATTTACAACCAGCGAATCAATATCTGAAAAGAGTGTGTCTAAGAAATAAGCGCCTACTCCCTCTGACTGTTTTTCATAGAAGCGGTATCCGTCAATCAAATCCTGGATCGCTGAGGATAATATTTTGATTTTCATGAAACTTCTTTTCTTATTATCTTCTTGGCTGAATCCCATTCTGAAAAGTTTTCACTTCCATGCACAATCCCTTTTTCTCTATCCTCCAATACTTCTTTATGCCACGAGGGAGATACAATGCCTTCAGCCTTATTACATAAATCATCCCAAATTGATTCCATCACCCTGATTTTTTCCTCAATTGACATCTTTTCCAATTGTATAGTATTTGACATGGTTCCTCCTGACTATTGCCTTTATATTAATATTTTTATCAATAGCAACATTATATTGGACTGTTGCAGCGAGGTCAATAATTCTCAGACTTCCATTAAACTCAAGACCCTGCTTACCGGGTCATTGAATGTCGGGTTCTTTACCCTTAAATATTCAAGAGCCGCCCTTATCTGCGGCATTGCAGGATTAAATTCCCTGAGCCATTGTATGATGTCCCCTGATTCATGGGCAAGCCCCATGAGAAAATGGAGGATGTCCACAAGGGCAACATTATCAAATTTCCCCTCTTCCATCTCAGGGAAGAGGGCAATCTGCAGAAGGGATGAGGTCTTTTTTGAAAAGAATGTCTGAAGGTCTTTATAACGTTCAACCGGGTGTTTCACCTCATAAGTCCGGCCTCTCTTGGCACGGCCCTTATGCATGATACCGGCCTTAATCAGATCTGCGGGTTCAAGTATCCCCCTTGTGGCCTTATGCACCTCATCGCTCTGGACCTCCATCCTGTCGCATAGGCAGGTGAGATAGATGTAACTGACAGGGTCAACGTATTCAAGCTCTGAAGGCAATGGCTGTGCTGATGAGACGAGCTGTTCCACCATCATCCGGATAGCGGTTAGCGCATCCCTTAATGGCACTACTTCATCCTTATAATCTACGATCATGCCGTAGTGCCTGCTGTATAGTTCAAGGCACTTGCCAATAAGGATGATGTTTATATCAGCAGGAGGAAGATTCTCACTCCACCCGCTTCCATATCTCCCAGCTTCAATCAGCCTGATCTCCTCCCTCGCCCTTTTCCTTATCTCCTGCCTGATCGTCGCCCACGAGCGCTTCCGCCCGCTGTCCTTATCTCCCTCTTTTACCTGTCTCTTTTTGCAGACATGGATGAGGTCGTAAGAGATAGACTGTTTGTCCTGCAAATGTAGCGAGCTTTCTGATTCGCCATGTATCGGATATATGGCTTCAATCACAAACCCTGCATTACATATAGATTCAAGCAACGCCTCCCATGCACTGCCCTCTGCATGGTGGAATGTAAAGACCATCAAACCATCATCTTCAAGATTCTCACAGCATCTTCTCCAGACCTCGGTAAGCCCCTTTTCATAGTCCGATGATGTCTTACCACGGGTGGGGTTTTCAACTATCTCTTCTGACTTTGGAGTAATCTCCGGGGCAAAATGCGGATATGTCTTTGCAAGGATTAATCTAAGCCAGACATAGAAGAAATCGGCCAGTTCGGAATAGTTGACATTGTCTGCATAAGGAGGGTCGGTGATGATGAGATTGGAACTTAACGTCGTGTCTGTCTGTTCGTCATTCCCGCGAAAGCGGGAATCCATTTTCCCGGAATCGCCACAGGTGATACTTGTGCCGGTGTTTCTTTCTATGACTTCATTTCTAAAAACAGTTACTGTTTCTCCTTTTGAATATGCTCTGTCAAAAGGCTTGTAACAAAACACTTTGCCATCCATTGCCTTATCCAAACATTTAATGAAGCTGCATTTGCCGAATTTCACACCCCATACGTTGCCTTCTGCAAAAGTTGCTTTCGGTTGAAAATCATGTCTCGCAAAGACACCCTCTGTTTTATTAGCATCTGCCCTGTGTCGCGTAAACACATTATTACTTTCTAATGTGGTGAACAACCCGCTCAACAGCATCTCCTTCAACACCTGATCCCCTTCCTCATCAATCGC from Nitrospirota bacterium encodes the following:
- a CDS encoding type II toxin-antitoxin system RelE/ParE family toxin gives rise to the protein MKIKILSSAIQDLIDGYRFYEKQSEGVGAYFLDTLFSDIDSLVVNAGIHSVHFEKYHRLLSKRFPFAVYYRVEDQTALVYAVLDCRRNPAWIRKRLGKKGE
- a CDS encoding addiction module protein; the encoded protein is MSNTIQLEKMSIEEKIRVMESIWDDLCNKAEGIVSPSWHKEVLEDREKGIVHGSENFSEWDSAKKIIRKEVS
- a CDS encoding DUF1156 domain-containing protein, whose product is MKRAIEESFPIVEINRLAVPERNAFKPIYQMHKWFARRASSVFRAILLASMKPAGTDIMEEFYKDHTNDLDTNGVKILDPFMGGGTTIIEALRLGCHVTGIDLNPVAWFIVKTESEPVVIDDLKAAFKRLEERKTASGIPVREELLSHYRTECPCCGAGVEDADIIYTFWVKSAICTNSICGLEVPLFSDYIISQKSPSTRYIPDYVCLHCKKEYDLDLEPASLIAEGSLTVYNFKDSSGELRSNKRWALLNSPLPLRERDRVRGGFNRATCPWCFKEDDVSDTFSYKKGKKKVPLTVLLCPHCWSVWQHRGTLPEDVSCPACKKDYAPVKGNIPSKGDFICHSCGTRDKIIVSIRRLPKERLLPVKPYSLEGYCPSCAGVTAENLFGEKVKTNGPASHACNIRNNNGKFFKRITPSDLKRYQDAENRWENEKDSLPYPKGEIPDGQETHRLLEHHYIYWRQMFNPRQLLCLSTLLKAIDEEGDQVLKEMLLSGLFTTLESNNVFTRHRADANKTEGVFARHDFQPKATFAEGNVWGVKFGKCSFIKCLDKAMDGKVFCYKPFDRAYSKGETVTVFRNEVIERNTGTSITCGDSGKMDSRFRGNDEQTDTTLSSNLIITDPPYADNVNYSELADFFYVWLRLILAKTYPHFAPEITPKSEEIVENPTRGKTSSDYEKGLTEVWRRCCENLEDDGLMVFTFHHAEGSAWEALLESICNAGFVIEAIYPIHGESESSLHLQDKQSISYDLIHVCKKRQVKEGDKDSGRKRSWATIRQEIRKRAREEIRLIEAGRYGSGWSENLPPADINIILIGKCLELYSRHYGMIVDYKDEVVPLRDALTAIRMMVEQLVSSAQPLPSELEYVDPVSYIYLTCLCDRMEVQSDEVHKATRGILEPADLIKAGIMHKGRAKRGRTYEVKHPVERYKDLQTFFSKKTSSLLQIALFPEMEEGKFDNVALVDILHFLMGLAHESGDIIQWLREFNPAMPQIRAALEYLRVKNPTFNDPVSRVLSLMEV
- a CDS encoding DEAD/DEAH box helicase family protein, with the translated sequence MLNKKTKVRNKYRPELGSGEVFRVSEGDGTYKVDVVFEKDGKRILETFPEDFLEPVDDIFQRYEKGISDNPLEFFLKQLAYQFPLENSGGELSNSKTDLLPHQILLTHKIVEARRRRFLIADEVGLGKTIETGMIMRELSARKEAERILIICPAGLTRNWQNELRDCFRMHFDIFGSDFTDANPYAWERHNHVIVSIDTIKKTSRLERLVKGPKWDTVVFDEAHHLSRKRYGNKITATQNYRLAEKIKGITRDILFLSATPHQGDGYQFWSLVQLLDDQLFENPEAMLDHRGLLNRVMFRRTKREVTDASGNPIFMKRKVHSQKFSLSLKEQRFYENLTEYLREGYTAAGAGKEKTTKQERAVGFVMATFQKIMSSSPRAIRQALRRRLIAIYARKQMALESGMRGAITRADISMQIMRYQELMREVVSDLLSAGYGKMDYTEADTYIAQLKQRIKRRPQFEEEITNWALDALETDEDAIIAEANIPNEDQKIKELIEMIDDGPDRKFDTLIRAVEQIRRENTNEKMIIFTQYLETLYFLKDELEKYYGAGKIAAIKGGALEDKIAACESFWDEDGAQFLISTSAGGEGINLQVCRVLFNYDLPWNPMAVEQRIGRIHRYGQQETAQVYNLVAEGTIEEKVYSILEQKLLEIAATIGKVDRVTGEVTEDFRSEVLGFMGTALNYNDIYKEALVNSDYNRTEMEIYDALRQADEASDALRMLTQDLSTFNLASYVELRGKYTLDDLRVFCEKATIRLGGSFIPSGDIVTIVTPHVLLNYNNVSARYENMTFTRKTATRKKGVELLGIGHPLINALIEFYKSDNVSGEILSAGYKGLSGNLCARYIFRVEFSDNTYREIYKGFPLFGAEISDDIAFLQEQRWEDTEDNHRKYPITEHCEMLVRNYEAYLRSENEGVINVRAKCVGIINVH